Below is a genomic region from Eupeodes corollae chromosome 1, idEupCoro1.1, whole genome shotgun sequence.
ACTCTCTAAAATCAGGATTCACCAAATTATCACCATCAAAATCGAGATCATCTTCACTATAAAAACACAAAGCCAAAAATGCGTAATGTGGTCGCCATAAAGCTCTCTGCTGGAGAGTACTtgattttcatatacaaaagtaATGGGTAAAAATGTCGCTGCATTCCCAATAATCCAATGATAAATAAAACAGCAATgtttagtaaatttaaaattgttatttatattacGTTGTTTGAGgtatacttatttaaattttgaattataaaattccAATCAAATTTAGTACTGTTTTCTCCTATATCCTAAAAGTTATTTGATTATAGTTAAATAATacgtttcattctaaatttagTTTTCTACTGAaggttgttctttttatttctcaaaatgttagcCGCAGTTAATGTATTACGCATCAGCATTGCAACAGTCATAGGCCCTACACCCCCAGGAACTGGTGTTATGAAGCTTGCAACCTTGCGAGCGGCTTAAGAAAGAGAAATTTGAGTGAGACTTATATTtggatatttgtttgttttgttttaaaactctattaccttcaaaatcaacatcCCCAACAAGTTTCGCTCTGCCCTCTGCGTCAGTTATTCTAGTGATCCCAACATCGATAACGCACGCGCCTTCCTTAATCATGTCAGCTTTTATCAGTGAAGGTACTCCAGTTGCAGTTATAATTATATCGGCTAATTGGCAGTATTTAGACAATTCCTTTAGAGGTGTATAGCGATGGCAAATGGTCACAGTTGCATCCATTGCGGAAGTTTGATTTTTACCATCTGCATGCATTAGCATAGCAATTGGCATGCCGACATTTTTTGATCGTCCTACAACCACAACACTCTTTCCAAAGGTTTCAATCTTCCATCGTTTTAACAATTCGATTACCCCCAATGGTGTACATGGGATCATTGATTCCATGTCTAAGCACATTCTCCCCATGTTAACCTCATTGAATCCATCAACATCTTTAAGGTGTGCTACTGCATTGCAGATCGTTCGTTCATTTATGTGTTCAGGTACAGGTAGCTGAACTAGAATTCCATCAACATTGTCATCATTGTTTAGTTCGTTAATAATGTTCAAAAGTTCTTGTTCAGTTATACTAGCTGGTAGATTTTTTGTACAACTGCTAATCCCAACATCCTTAGCGGcctataattttaatgaaattcacGATCGTGTTACGatggttttcaattaaaacataTTATGTTCTAGATTTATGTTAcctgcattttgtttttcacgTAGGTGTGGCTTGCTACATCATCGCCTACCAGTAGAGCAGTAAGATGAGGTGGCCTTTGGCCATTCGATGTAAATTCTCTAACTTCTTCCTTTAACTCAGCCCGGATTTCAGCTGCCACAGATTTGCCATCAATGAGCTCAGCCTggttactataaaaaaaaaacattttttaaaaacatgttttcaatattttgattattttttacgTAGATCTATGTATTCGATAAAGATGTGTATTAAATTGTCTGAATAAAAGTCAAGTCAAAGTTTGGAAATTAAGATTATCTCTATTTAATAATAGCGTCACAAACCTACTCGCATAACATGGACgatgtttgttttattgataagaagtggaaaatatttttctgcTGGGGGTCTGATTGCGTCTTTACTTATCATTCAATTGTAGCATCTTCGCTCTTCCTAAAACTTTCTTATCAACAAAATAGTCTATAAACAAAACTGATTCACATGGATACTGTGAAAATTTGATGTTGGTGTTGTGTCCGCTATTgcatcatacaaaaatatatttagcgtcttaaatattgtttttttttagcaagaaaaataattaaggacgtgaaatatatttgtgtgatgcaaaataaaattttagatgcTGATTTTGTCATTGAAGTTTTGTGAGTACAAGTTAAATGCAAatagttcttttaaaaacttggaaATTTGCactaaaacatttataaaaactaaattttcaatgtTATCATACGAAGATTCTTAGGAACTGAAATAATTATTGGTAATAGCTAAATGCAGGGTACACCCAACATTGTTTAGgaatcttatttaaataaaataccttCGGGTCCACTTCATTGTTTTGATTGTTAATAATAtcacttcaatttaaatattttaattttcacaaatatttattatacaaattcgttttttaacttttttttaataaatttaaaaatttaaactagaaGATGCTTTCACTTGCAAGTTTCAAACAATAATGATAATTATTTGTCTGAAGTTAGATTTATTATCTcgtacttttgaaaatattattttaa
It encodes:
- the LOC129953962 gene encoding bifunctional methylenetetrahydrofolate dehydrogenase/cyclohydrolase, mitochondrial-like isoform X1, which encodes MKWTRSNQAELIDGKSVAAEIRAELKEEVREFTSNGQRPPHLTALLVGDDVASHTYVKNKMQAAKDVGISSCTKNLPASITEQELLNIINELNNDDNVDGILVQLPVPEHINERTICNAVAHLKDVDGFNEVNMGRMCLDMESMIPCTPLGVIELLKRWKIETFGKSVVVVGRSKNVGMPIAMLMHADGKNQTSAMDATVTICHRYTPLKELSKYCQLADIIITATGVPSLIKADMIKEGACVIDVGITRITDAEGRAKLVGDVDFEAARKVASFITPVPGGVGPMTVAMLMRNTLTAANILRNKKNNLQ
- the LOC129953962 gene encoding bifunctional methylenetetrahydrofolate dehydrogenase/cyclohydrolase, mitochondrial-like isoform X2: MLCDNQAELIDGKSVAAEIRAELKEEVREFTSNGQRPPHLTALLVGDDVASHTYVKNKMQAAKDVGISSCTKNLPASITEQELLNIINELNNDDNVDGILVQLPVPEHINERTICNAVAHLKDVDGFNEVNMGRMCLDMESMIPCTPLGVIELLKRWKIETFGKSVVVVGRSKNVGMPIAMLMHADGKNQTSAMDATVTICHRYTPLKELSKYCQLADIIITATGVPSLIKADMIKEGACVIDVGITRITDAEGRAKLVGDVDFEAARKVASFITPVPGGVGPMTVAMLMRNTLTAANILRNKKNNLQ